In Achromobacter xylosoxidans A8, a single window of DNA contains:
- a CDS encoding CDP-6-deoxy-delta-3,4-glucoseen reductase produces the protein MSFQVIIQPSQHQFPVEPGQTVLDGALAAGIVLPYSCRNGACSTCKGRVVSGEFDAGQYPAQILSPEELADGYTLFCQARPESDMVVESTEVRLASDIQIRKLPSRVQTLERVAPDVTVIKLQLPASEQFRYYAGQYIEVILKDGRRRSYSMAGAPHTGSPLELHIRHMPGGVFTDHVFGASDTQMKEREILRLEGPFGSFFLREDSDKPVVLLASGTGFAPVKAIVEHMIHHNIKRPVALYWGGRRPHDLYMDALAQSWAGMLPDFRYVPVVSNALQEDGWTGRTGFVHEAVMQDIADLSGHQVYACGTPLMVDAARREFSAQNGLPADEFYADAFTSEADLARAAP, from the coding sequence ATGAGCTTCCAGGTCATCATCCAACCCAGCCAGCACCAATTCCCCGTCGAACCCGGCCAGACCGTGCTCGATGGCGCGCTGGCCGCTGGCATCGTCCTGCCGTACAGCTGTCGCAACGGCGCCTGCTCGACCTGCAAGGGCCGCGTGGTGTCCGGGGAGTTCGACGCGGGGCAGTACCCCGCGCAGATTCTTTCGCCCGAAGAGCTGGCCGACGGCTACACGCTGTTCTGCCAGGCCCGGCCTGAATCCGACATGGTGGTCGAATCCACCGAAGTCCGCCTGGCCAGCGACATCCAGATCCGCAAGCTGCCGTCGCGCGTGCAGACGCTGGAACGCGTGGCCCCGGACGTCACGGTGATCAAGCTGCAGCTGCCGGCGTCCGAGCAGTTCCGCTACTACGCCGGCCAGTACATCGAAGTCATCCTGAAGGACGGCCGCCGGCGCAGCTATTCGATGGCCGGCGCGCCGCATACCGGCAGCCCCCTCGAACTGCACATCCGGCACATGCCCGGCGGCGTGTTTACCGACCACGTGTTCGGCGCCAGCGACACGCAGATGAAAGAGCGCGAAATCCTGCGCCTGGAAGGGCCGTTCGGCTCCTTTTTCCTGCGCGAAGACAGCGACAAGCCCGTCGTGCTCCTGGCCAGCGGCACGGGCTTCGCCCCGGTCAAGGCCATCGTCGAGCATATGATCCACCACAACATCAAGCGCCCCGTGGCCCTGTATTGGGGGGGGCGCCGTCCGCACGACCTCTACATGGACGCGCTGGCGCAGTCGTGGGCGGGCATGCTGCCCGATTTTCGCTATGTGCCCGTGGTGTCCAATGCCTTGCAGGAAGACGGTTGGACGGGGCGCACCGGCTTCGTCCACGAAGCCGTCATGCAGGACATTGCGGACCTGTCGGGCCATCAGGTTTACGCCTGCGGCACGCCGCTGATGGTGGACGCCGCAAGGCGCGAATTCAGCGCTCAGAACGGACTGCCGGCGGACGAGTTCTACGCCGACGCCTTCACGTCCGAAGCGGACCTGGCCCGGGCCGCGCCCTAG
- a CDS encoding D-amino acid dehydrogenase, which translates to MKVAVLGGGIIGISSAWWLNQAGHDVVVIDRCTGPAQETSLANGAQISVSYAEPWANPQAPFKLLKWMFQDDAPLLFRPQLDWRQWMWGLSFLRECLPSRLAPNIRAMVRMAEYSRATLRGMRAELGIQYDHLERGILNFYRDPHEFENSQRAAGLMRDFGVERRVVSADEVIAIEPALAPHRQTIVGGDYTPEDESGDVHLFTVALAEHCARAGVEFRYSTRATRLLTEGGAVQSIEIIEPDGRYGVVSADAYVVAMGSFSPYLLRPLGVPCNVYPAKGYSATFPVIKPDATPTVSLTDSSHKVVFSRLGDRLRMAGTAELSGYSRSLNTGRCEAMTRLARELFPDALDFERVSYWSGLRPSTPSNVPIIGRSRIPNLYVNTGHGTLGWTMGVGSGRALADLLSGRRPEPEFPFLGL; encoded by the coding sequence ATGAAAGTAGCGGTATTGGGTGGCGGCATCATCGGAATCTCCAGCGCCTGGTGGCTGAACCAGGCCGGCCACGACGTCGTGGTCATAGATCGCTGCACCGGTCCCGCCCAGGAAACCAGCCTGGCCAATGGCGCCCAGATCTCGGTTTCCTATGCCGAACCCTGGGCCAACCCGCAGGCCCCGTTCAAGTTGCTCAAATGGATGTTCCAGGATGATGCCCCGCTGCTGTTCCGTCCGCAGCTGGATTGGCGGCAATGGATGTGGGGGCTGTCGTTCCTGCGCGAGTGCCTGCCCAGCCGCCTGGCTCCGAATATCCGCGCCATGGTCCGCATGGCGGAATACAGCCGCGCGACTCTGCGCGGCATGCGCGCGGAACTTGGTATCCAGTACGACCACCTGGAACGCGGCATCCTGAATTTCTACCGCGACCCGCACGAATTCGAAAATTCGCAGCGCGCCGCCGGCCTCATGCGCGATTTCGGCGTGGAACGCCGCGTGGTCTCGGCCGACGAAGTCATCGCCATCGAGCCCGCGCTGGCGCCGCACCGCCAGACCATCGTCGGTGGCGATTACACGCCCGAGGACGAAAGCGGCGACGTACACCTGTTCACCGTGGCCCTGGCCGAGCATTGCGCCCGGGCCGGCGTCGAATTCCGCTACAGCACGCGCGCCACGCGCCTGCTGACCGAGGGCGGCGCGGTGCAAAGCATCGAAATCATCGAACCCGACGGCCGTTACGGCGTCGTGTCGGCCGATGCCTACGTCGTGGCGATGGGTAGTTTCAGTCCCTATCTGCTGCGGCCGCTGGGCGTGCCTTGCAATGTCTATCCGGCCAAGGGCTATTCGGCGACGTTCCCGGTCATCAAGCCGGACGCCACGCCTACGGTCAGCCTGACGGACAGCAGCCACAAGGTCGTTTTCTCGCGCCTGGGCGACCGGCTGCGCATGGCCGGAACCGCGGAGCTGTCGGGCTATTCCCGCAGCCTGAACACCGGCCGCTGCGAAGCCATGACCCGGCTGGCGCGCGAACTTTTTCCCGATGCGCTCGATTTCGAGCGCGTCAGTTACTGGTCGGGCTTGCGCCCGTCCACTCCCTCGAATGTGCCCATCATCGGCCGCAGCCGTATTCCCAACCTGTACGTCAACACAGGACACGGTACGCTCGGTTGGACGATGGGCGTTGGCTCGGGCCGGGCATTGGCCGATCTGCTCAGCGGACGGCGGCCGGAACCGGAGTTTCCTTTTCTTGGTCTGTGA
- a CDS encoding extracellular solute-binding protein: protein MKNLQLAGVARAMFASRRAWLFGAAMAMAGAANAAAVEIQVWHTLTDANKAEFEKLAKQYNKEQDQVRVTLRGFASSNALEQEAVTAVKAKKGPNLLQLTDNHSPEVVAQHKAVLPLYELLAKYPIKDLNWFVPATSSFTRDSKGRLLAFPWMAEVPVMFYNTAAYKKAGLDPNKPARTWTALQGELLKLRDVADIDCPYASSDQVTVHLENLAPINNQQFTSNNNGLDAVTKKSAAPAMQFDTLYMRHISLMVSWKRSLLFMAHSGDNASDKLFAKGECAVLTANTGAFGQFLNTKSLSFGVAPLPYYDQVTKDGGKPFVSGSALWALEGHPQAEEKATAQFLAWLSKPVIAAEWHQRTGYLPLTEAAFRASDVSFYERIPGVQALIASMRANPTANSRGFRMANYERIEPVLNQQLNEAFEGKVPPVAALNNAATQARSIAAQR, encoded by the coding sequence ATGAAGAATCTGCAATTGGCGGGCGTTGCCCGCGCGATGTTCGCCAGCCGGCGCGCATGGTTGTTCGGCGCCGCCATGGCGATGGCCGGCGCGGCGAATGCCGCCGCGGTCGAAATCCAGGTCTGGCACACGCTGACCGACGCAAACAAGGCCGAGTTCGAAAAGCTCGCCAAGCAATACAACAAGGAGCAGGACCAGGTCCGCGTGACGCTGCGCGGCTTCGCCTCGTCCAACGCGCTGGAACAGGAAGCCGTCACGGCGGTGAAGGCCAAGAAGGGCCCGAACCTGCTGCAGCTGACCGACAACCACTCGCCTGAAGTCGTCGCCCAGCACAAGGCCGTGCTGCCGCTGTATGAACTGCTGGCCAAGTACCCGATCAAGGACCTGAACTGGTTCGTGCCGGCCACCAGCAGCTTCACGCGCGACAGCAAAGGCCGCCTGCTGGCCTTCCCCTGGATGGCCGAAGTGCCGGTGATGTTCTACAACACCGCTGCCTACAAGAAGGCCGGCCTGGATCCCAACAAGCCCGCGCGCACCTGGACCGCCCTGCAAGGCGAGCTGCTGAAACTGCGCGACGTGGCTGACATCGACTGCCCCTACGCCTCCAGCGACCAGGTCACGGTCCACCTGGAGAACCTGGCGCCGATCAACAACCAGCAGTTCACCAGCAACAACAACGGGCTGGACGCGGTCACCAAGAAGTCGGCCGCGCCCGCCATGCAGTTCGACACGCTCTACATGCGCCATATCTCGCTGATGGTGAGCTGGAAGCGTTCGCTGCTGTTCATGGCGCACTCGGGCGACAACGCCAGCGACAAGCTGTTCGCCAAGGGCGAATGCGCCGTGCTGACGGCCAATACCGGCGCGTTCGGCCAGTTCCTCAATACCAAGTCGTTGTCCTTCGGCGTGGCGCCGCTGCCTTACTACGACCAGGTCACCAAGGATGGCGGCAAGCCGTTCGTGAGCGGTTCGGCGCTGTGGGCGCTGGAAGGCCATCCCCAGGCCGAGGAAAAGGCCACGGCGCAGTTCCTGGCCTGGCTGTCCAAGCCCGTCATCGCGGCGGAATGGCATCAGCGCACCGGCTACCTGCCGCTGACCGAAGCCGCTTTCCGCGCGTCGGACGTGTCGTTCTATGAGCGGATTCCGGGCGTCCAGGCGCTGATTGCTTCAATGCGCGCCAACCCCACGGCGAATAGCCGCGGTTTCCGCATGGCCAACTACGAGCGCATCGAGCCTGTGCTGAACCAGCAACTCAACGAGGCCTTCGAAGGCAAGGTGCCGCCGGTCGCGGCGCTGAACAACGCCGCCACGCAAGCGCGCAGCATCGCCGCACAACGCTGA
- a CDS encoding TcpQ domain-containing protein, which produces MVRFFFLAAGLSCLGACTGAGKSPAASTWEASRQAAQGFRFDWKLSGDPSVAPMQVFDDGKETWLQFAPGQALPAIFGVGSDGERALPYVRRDPYVVLAGGWNGLLFRGGRLMARAQRVPAVADARPAGGAGIRPQDEPAPLALAAAAERIGPARPAEPASHVIGALQAAGPLAGAASAGATAPAPMAAPQQVYRAAPPDATLRAVLARWADLAGWTFQPQHWAVDVDIPLSATAEFSGDFKSAVRELLGATELAEKPLQPCFYGNRVLRVVPLAQSCTRMAAPGGAAA; this is translated from the coding sequence ATGGTTCGTTTCTTCTTCCTGGCGGCAGGGCTGTCCTGCCTGGGGGCCTGCACAGGGGCCGGCAAGAGTCCGGCCGCATCCACATGGGAAGCCTCGCGGCAGGCTGCCCAAGGCTTCCGCTTCGACTGGAAGTTGTCCGGCGACCCCTCTGTTGCGCCGATGCAGGTGTTCGACGACGGCAAGGAAACCTGGCTGCAGTTCGCGCCGGGGCAGGCGTTGCCGGCGATTTTCGGTGTTGGCAGCGATGGCGAACGGGCCTTGCCGTACGTGAGGCGCGATCCCTATGTCGTGCTGGCAGGAGGGTGGAACGGCTTGCTGTTTCGCGGCGGGCGCCTGATGGCCCGCGCGCAGCGTGTGCCGGCGGTCGCGGACGCCAGGCCGGCAGGTGGGGCGGGGATCAGGCCGCAGGATGAACCTGCGCCTCTGGCGCTGGCCGCCGCGGCTGAACGCATCGGCCCGGCGCGGCCTGCCGAGCCGGCGTCGCACGTCATCGGCGCGTTGCAAGCCGCCGGACCACTGGCCGGTGCGGCGTCGGCCGGCGCTACTGCGCCGGCACCGATGGCGGCGCCGCAGCAGGTCTATCGCGCTGCTCCCCCGGACGCCACGCTGCGAGCCGTTCTTGCGCGTTGGGCGGACCTCGCTGGCTGGACCTTCCAGCCGCAGCACTGGGCCGTGGACGTGGACATACCCTTGTCAGCCACGGCCGAGTTCTCCGGTGACTTCAAATCCGCCGTGCGTGAACTGCTGGGCGCCACCGAGCTCGCCGAAAAGCCCTTGCAGCCATGCTTCTACGGCAACCGGGTGTTGCGCGTGGTGCCGCTGGCGCAGTCCTGCACGCGGATGGCCGCGCCAGGGGGGGCTGCGGCATGA
- a CDS encoding ATPase, T2SS/T4P/T4SS family — protein MTVHALQPVATHADVGLPTVAGWEPPQLQTPEDIARLQPPFARPLGRDFDLAALAGRLCPVLLESGEVAVFAVKDYTLGDQIDEVERMVLARGYRLARVPRYQLPAPLLLMIARGQLAAPALAGRGKQRQEERASALAAMFLDIVGWGVAQGASDVHINVNRRRAACEIRYTIGGEYVGTERFAGLSNATLLEVLAVAWMDVKGGNGAVFDPALEQQGRIGLDIDGVPIVLRWASLAADAGPSVCLRILRLDATANADLLALGYLPTQVEILARAREREGGAIVLAGVVGSGKSTTIATLMRGIAPTRKAITLEDPVEYVIDNALQNTLGGALAESAWPAFDAKLKTIKRSAMNDLLIGEIRDMDTGRAFMDLAGSGVSLYTTTHAAGAVLIPERLASDSIGVSRDFLATPGILKLLVYQTLLPRLCSHCSLPVDSLWSRAADGGKRPDWQAWSKRMQQEFLLDLATLRVRNAAGCSACRRPQLPELNGISGRSVAAEMLEPERVEGFFERVRARDNVGLKRLAEAAGPTVWRSETARGASARDCALYKVSCGEVDPRSLLRRFDFPSPVPARGVGAGGGGHG, from the coding sequence ATGACCGTGCATGCCCTTCAGCCCGTCGCGACGCATGCCGATGTGGGGCTTCCCACGGTGGCGGGCTGGGAGCCGCCCCAGCTTCAAACGCCTGAAGACATCGCCCGCCTGCAGCCACCATTCGCGCGACCGCTCGGGCGCGACTTCGATCTCGCCGCGCTCGCCGGCAGGCTGTGTCCCGTATTGCTGGAAAGCGGCGAGGTCGCTGTGTTCGCCGTAAAGGACTACACACTGGGCGATCAGATCGACGAGGTCGAGCGCATGGTGCTGGCGCGCGGCTATCGGCTGGCGCGCGTGCCGCGCTATCAGCTGCCCGCGCCGCTGCTGTTGATGATCGCCCGCGGGCAGTTGGCGGCGCCAGCGTTGGCCGGGCGCGGCAAGCAGCGGCAGGAGGAGCGAGCCTCGGCCCTGGCCGCGATGTTCCTCGACATCGTGGGCTGGGGCGTGGCGCAGGGAGCGAGCGACGTGCACATCAACGTCAACCGGCGCCGTGCCGCCTGCGAGATTCGCTACACCATCGGCGGGGAATACGTGGGCACGGAACGCTTTGCGGGCCTGTCCAACGCGACGCTGCTGGAGGTCCTGGCGGTGGCCTGGATGGATGTCAAGGGAGGCAACGGCGCGGTGTTCGACCCGGCGCTCGAGCAGCAAGGGCGCATCGGGCTGGACATCGATGGCGTACCCATCGTGCTGCGCTGGGCTTCACTGGCCGCCGATGCCGGGCCTTCGGTCTGCTTGCGCATCTTGCGACTGGACGCGACCGCCAACGCCGATCTACTGGCCTTGGGCTACCTGCCCACGCAGGTGGAAATCCTTGCCCGAGCGCGCGAGCGCGAAGGCGGAGCCATCGTGCTGGCAGGCGTGGTCGGCTCCGGCAAATCGACCACCATCGCGACGCTGATGCGCGGCATCGCGCCCACCCGCAAGGCCATCACGCTGGAGGATCCGGTCGAATACGTCATCGACAATGCCTTGCAGAACACGCTGGGAGGGGCTCTGGCGGAATCAGCCTGGCCGGCGTTCGACGCCAAGCTCAAGACCATCAAGCGCTCGGCGATGAATGACCTGCTGATCGGCGAGATCCGGGACATGGACACCGGCCGGGCGTTCATGGACCTGGCCGGCTCCGGCGTCAGCCTGTACACGACCACCCACGCCGCTGGCGCCGTGCTGATACCCGAACGCTTGGCATCGGATTCGATCGGCGTGTCGCGGGATTTTCTGGCTACGCCCGGCATCCTCAAGCTCTTGGTCTACCAGACCTTGCTGCCGCGCCTGTGCAGCCATTGTTCGCTGCCCGTGGACAGTTTGTGGTCCAGAGCAGCCGACGGCGGCAAGCGCCCGGACTGGCAGGCATGGTCGAAGCGGATGCAGCAGGAGTTCCTGCTGGATCTCGCCACGCTCAGGGTCAGGAATGCGGCGGGTTGCAGCGCTTGCAGGCGGCCGCAACTGCCTGAGTTGAACGGCATCTCCGGCCGCAGCGTGGCAGCCGAAATGCTTGAGCCCGAGCGTGTCGAAGGTTTTTTTGAGCGCGTGCGCGCACGCGACAACGTCGGGCTCAAGCGCCTGGCCGAGGCCGCCGGCCCTACGGTCTGGCGCAGCGAGACTGCGCGCGGTGCATCGGCGCGGGACTGCGCTCTGTATAAGGTCAGCTGCGGAGAAGTCGATCCTCGTTCCCTGCTGCGCCGCTTCGATTTTCCGTCGCCCGTGCCTGCGCGCGGCGTCGGCGCCGGCGGGGGCGGCCATGGCTAG
- a CDS encoding type 4 pilus major pilin yields MHYVHAIPFRASRQRGFSLMEVSIVTAIVLLIAIVGIPAIGAYVVENKVPKVGEELQRFIASMKTNAQGGGVTPYAGLDTGAMANALRESSVLAIDGSGGAARIAHGLGGSGVGGNGVVEVAAASFGSAGQGSAFSIKLTNVSQAACPSLASVLQRMSETISIGGGGGGLRLVKDAFATPSVPYRAALAQAQCSPGDVNTFVFVAK; encoded by the coding sequence ATGCATTACGTACACGCAATCCCGTTCCGCGCCAGCCGGCAGCGCGGCTTTTCGTTGATGGAGGTCTCCATCGTCACCGCCATCGTCCTGTTGATTGCGATCGTCGGCATTCCGGCCATCGGCGCCTACGTCGTTGAGAACAAGGTGCCCAAGGTGGGAGAGGAATTGCAGCGTTTCATTGCCAGCATGAAGACCAATGCGCAGGGGGGCGGGGTCACTCCGTATGCAGGCCTGGACACCGGCGCCATGGCCAATGCCTTGCGGGAGTCCAGCGTGCTGGCCATCGATGGGTCCGGGGGCGCGGCGCGCATCGCCCATGGCCTGGGCGGCAGCGGCGTGGGAGGCAATGGGGTGGTCGAGGTCGCTGCCGCCTCGTTCGGCAGCGCGGGACAGGGTTCCGCGTTCTCCATCAAGCTGACCAACGTCAGCCAGGCGGCATGCCCATCGTTGGCCTCGGTGCTGCAACGGATGTCGGAGACCATCTCGATCGGTGGAGGGGGCGGCGGCCTCAGGCTTGTGAAGGACGCGTTTGCGACGCCCAGCGTGCCTTACCGGGCGGCCCTGGCCCAGGCGCAGTGCAGCCCGGGCGACGTCAACACCTTCGTATTCGTCGCAAAATGA
- a CDS encoding type II secretion system protein — MTARSGAAAALRQRGFSLPGLAVTLALSAMVAIWASGQVVQRIEDAAGRASGVWLTQIRLALTEVLARHSAILAKGDLPRSEQGVPLFADPLAPTVGELRGLGLLPADFPERSAMGFSAQIQIVRSQACPGERCRMDGLVYSATPLLKTGTQSIDLTGIAAVIDAAGGYGGAVWPASPGLVRGAAFSFANPAASGGAAYAPGTLALWAGADAGGPDLDRYVRIRDTRDPQLQGELSVASSARVGSHLTVGARASVGQPCSVATGAMATSEQGELLTCQSQAWGPASGGFGGAYSFNSPLGCYHYTGTSTANPRTGECSCPTGYKAVIVSAGGKWTETEGWTTGYVCVR, encoded by the coding sequence ATGACGGCTCGGTCGGGTGCCGCTGCGGCTTTGCGTCAGCGCGGGTTCTCATTGCCGGGCCTGGCGGTGACGTTGGCCTTGAGCGCCATGGTGGCCATCTGGGCGTCCGGTCAGGTGGTGCAGCGGATCGAAGACGCAGCAGGCCGTGCCTCCGGCGTATGGTTGACGCAGATCCGCCTGGCGCTAACCGAGGTGTTGGCTCGGCATTCCGCCATCCTTGCCAAGGGGGATTTGCCACGTAGCGAACAGGGGGTTCCACTATTCGCGGACCCGCTTGCGCCCACCGTGGGCGAATTGCGTGGCTTGGGGCTGCTGCCGGCCGATTTTCCCGAGCGGTCCGCCATGGGTTTTTCGGCGCAGATCCAGATCGTCAGGTCGCAGGCATGCCCGGGCGAACGCTGTCGGATGGATGGACTGGTCTACAGCGCCACGCCCTTGTTGAAAACGGGGACGCAATCCATTGACTTGACCGGCATCGCTGCCGTTATCGATGCGGCCGGCGGCTATGGCGGGGCGGTGTGGCCGGCGTCGCCGGGTCTGGTGCGCGGCGCGGCGTTCAGTTTCGCCAATCCGGCGGCGTCCGGGGGGGCGGCCTACGCGCCGGGCACGCTCGCCCTGTGGGCGGGAGCGGACGCTGGCGGTCCTGATCTGGACCGCTACGTCAGGATCCGGGATACGCGCGATCCGCAGCTGCAGGGGGAGCTGAGCGTCGCGTCCTCGGCGCGGGTGGGCTCGCATCTTACAGTCGGCGCGCGCGCCAGCGTGGGACAGCCATGCAGTGTCGCCACCGGCGCCATGGCCACCTCGGAGCAGGGAGAGCTGCTGACATGCCAGTCCCAGGCCTGGGGGCCCGCAAGCGGCGGCTTCGGCGGGGCGTACAGCTTCAACAGCCCATTGGGTTGCTACCATTACACCGGCACGTCCACTGCGAATCCCCGGACTGGCGAGTGCTCATGCCCCACCGGCTACAAGGCCGTGATTGTTTCAGCGGGCGGGAAATGGACCGAGACGGAAGGCTGGACCACAGGCTACGTCTGCGTGCGCTGA
- the alaS gene encoding alanine--tRNA ligase, with translation MKSSEIRQQFLQFFKSKGHTIVPSSSLVPGNDPTLLFTNSGMVQFKDVFTGKESRSYTRATSSQRSVRAGGKHNDLENVGYTARHHTFFEMLGNFSFGDYFKRDAIQYAWELLTQVYKLPAEKLWVTVYQEDDEAYDIWAKEVGVPAERIIRIGDNKGARYASDNFWQMADTGPCGPCSEIFYDHGPEIWGGPPGSPEEDGDRYIEIWNLVFMQFERDAAGNMPRLPRPCVDTGMGLERIAAVLQDVHSNYEIDLFQHLIAAAARETGIKNLEDNSLKVIADHIRACSFLIVDGVIPSNEGRGYVLRRIVRRALRHGYKLGQTKPFFHRLVPDLVAEMGDAYPELAATADRVAQVLKQEEERFGETLEHGMRILDSALANVPKGGQLDGMTLFTLYDTYGFPVDLTADICRERELDVDMAGFEVAMERQRDQARAAGKFKMAEGLSYEGADTRFEGYEKLELDGVKVTALYVDGTQVQQVKAGQSAVVVLDATPFYAESGGQVGDTGLLEADGVRFAVADTLKIQAGVFGHHGELESGTLSVGDTLLARVDAVRRARTVRNHSATHLMHKALRQVLGAHVQQRGSLVDPDKTRFDFAQDAPLTAEQIARVEAIVNAEILANQPTVAQVMAYDDAVKGGAMALFGEKYGDTVRVLDIGFSRELCGGTHVSRTGDIGLFKIVSEGGVAAGVRRIEAITGDNALAWVQNQNALLTQVAGMLRSTPADLPARIAQVQEQVKSLEKDLEQSRNKLAASAGNDLATSAAVEVKGIKVLAASIGDVDPKALRGMVDNLKDRLKPAVVLLATGSADGKISVVGGVTADLTGRVKAGDLVGFVAAQVGGKGGGRPDMAMGGGTDLAALPAAIASVQKWVDERL, from the coding sequence ATGAAATCCTCCGAGATTCGCCAGCAGTTTCTGCAATTCTTCAAGTCCAAGGGACACACCATTGTTCCCTCGTCGTCGCTCGTCCCGGGCAACGATCCGACTTTGCTCTTCACCAATTCGGGCATGGTCCAGTTCAAGGACGTCTTTACGGGCAAGGAATCGCGGTCCTATACGCGTGCCACCTCGTCGCAGCGCAGCGTGCGCGCCGGCGGCAAGCACAACGACCTGGAGAACGTGGGCTATACCGCCCGCCACCATACGTTCTTCGAAATGCTGGGCAACTTCAGCTTCGGTGACTACTTCAAGCGCGACGCCATCCAGTACGCCTGGGAATTGCTGACCCAGGTCTACAAGCTGCCCGCCGAGAAGCTCTGGGTCACGGTCTACCAGGAAGACGACGAAGCCTACGACATCTGGGCCAAGGAAGTCGGCGTGCCGGCCGAGCGCATCATTCGCATCGGCGACAACAAGGGTGCGCGCTACGCGTCGGACAACTTCTGGCAGATGGCGGATACCGGTCCTTGCGGCCCGTGCTCGGAAATCTTCTATGACCATGGTCCCGAGATCTGGGGCGGCCCCCCGGGATCGCCCGAAGAAGACGGCGACCGCTACATCGAGATCTGGAACCTGGTGTTCATGCAGTTCGAACGCGATGCCGCCGGCAACATGCCGCGCCTGCCGCGTCCCTGTGTCGATACCGGCATGGGTCTGGAACGCATCGCCGCCGTGCTGCAAGACGTGCATTCCAACTACGAAATCGATCTGTTCCAGCACCTGATCGCCGCCGCCGCGCGCGAAACTGGCATCAAGAACCTGGAAGACAACTCGCTCAAAGTCATCGCCGACCACATCCGCGCCTGCTCGTTCCTGATCGTCGATGGCGTGATCCCCAGCAACGAAGGCCGCGGCTACGTGCTGCGCCGCATCGTCCGCCGCGCGCTGCGCCACGGCTACAAGCTGGGCCAGACCAAGCCGTTCTTCCACCGCCTGGTGCCCGACCTGGTCGCCGAAATGGGCGACGCCTATCCGGAACTGGCCGCCACGGCCGACCGCGTCGCCCAGGTGCTCAAGCAGGAAGAAGAGCGCTTCGGCGAAACGCTGGAACACGGCATGCGCATCCTTGATTCTGCGCTGGCCAACGTGCCCAAGGGCGGCCAACTGGACGGCATGACCCTGTTCACGCTGTACGACACCTACGGCTTCCCGGTGGACCTGACCGCCGACATCTGCCGCGAACGCGAACTGGACGTGGACATGGCCGGTTTCGAGGTCGCCATGGAACGCCAGCGCGACCAGGCGCGCGCCGCCGGCAAGTTCAAGATGGCCGAAGGCCTGAGCTACGAAGGCGCGGACACGCGCTTCGAAGGCTACGAAAAACTCGAACTGGATGGCGTCAAGGTCACGGCCCTGTACGTCGACGGCACGCAGGTTCAGCAGGTCAAGGCAGGCCAGAGCGCGGTCGTCGTGCTGGACGCGACTCCGTTCTACGCGGAGTCGGGCGGCCAGGTCGGCGATACCGGCCTGCTGGAAGCCGACGGTGTCCGTTTCGCCGTCGCCGATACCCTGAAGATCCAGGCCGGCGTGTTCGGCCACCACGGCGAACTGGAGTCCGGCACGCTGTCCGTGGGCGATACCTTGCTTGCGCGCGTCGACGCGGTCCGCCGCGCCCGCACCGTGCGCAACCACTCGGCCACTCACCTCATGCACAAGGCGCTGCGCCAGGTGCTGGGCGCGCACGTGCAGCAGCGCGGCTCGCTGGTGGATCCCGACAAGACCCGCTTCGACTTCGCCCAGGATGCGCCGCTGACCGCCGAGCAGATCGCTCGCGTCGAAGCCATCGTCAACGCCGAGATCCTGGCCAACCAGCCCACCGTGGCGCAGGTCATGGCCTATGACGACGCCGTCAAGGGTGGCGCCATGGCGCTGTTCGGCGAAAAATACGGCGACACGGTCCGCGTGCTCGACATCGGCTTCTCGCGCGAACTCTGCGGCGGAACCCACGTCAGCCGCACGGGCGACATCGGCCTGTTCAAGATCGTGTCCGAAGGCGGCGTGGCCGCTGGCGTGCGTCGCATCGAGGCCATCACTGGCGATAACGCGCTGGCCTGGGTGCAGAACCAGAACGCCTTGCTGACCCAGGTTGCGGGCATGCTGCGCAGCACGCCCGCGGACCTGCCGGCGCGTATCGCGCAGGTGCAGGAACAGGTCAAGAGTCTCGAGAAGGATCTGGAACAGTCGCGCAACAAGCTTGCCGCCAGCGCTGGCAATGATCTGGCGACCAGCGCCGCGGTCGAGGTCAAGGGCATCAAGGTCCTGGCCGCCAGCATCGGCGACGTGGATCCCAAGGCATTGCGCGGCATGGTCGACAACCTGAAAGACCGCCTGAAGCCTGCTGTCGTGCTGCTGGCCACGGGTTCGGCCGATGGCAAGATCAGCGTGGTGGGTGGCGTCACCGCCGACCTGACCGGCCGCGTCAAGGCGGGCGATCTGGTCGGCTTCGTCGCGGCCCAGGTGGGCGGCAAGGGCGGCGGCCGTCCCGATATGGCCATGGGCGGTGGCACGGACTTGGCAGCCTTGCCCGCGGCGATCGCCAGCGTGCAGAAATGGGTGGACGAGCGTCTGTGA
- a CDS encoding sulfurtransferase TusA family protein, whose translation MSGADTSLDGGAQAPSFEHEVDASGLTCPLPILRAKKALAQMASGEVLRVITTDRNAIRDFQAFARQTGNVLVAQQEVDGHGVHFLRRR comes from the coding sequence ATGAGCGGGGCGGATACCAGCCTTGATGGCGGCGCGCAGGCGCCGTCCTTCGAGCACGAAGTCGATGCCAGCGGCCTGACCTGCCCCTTGCCTATCCTGCGCGCCAAGAAGGCGTTGGCGCAGATGGCCAGCGGTGAGGTGCTGCGGGTCATCACCACGGATCGCAATGCGATCCGCGACTTCCAGGCGTTCGCCCGCCAGACCGGCAATGTGCTGGTGGCGCAACAAGAGGTTGATGGCCACGGGGTGCATTTCCTGCGGCGGCGCTGA